Below is a genomic region from Erigeron canadensis isolate Cc75 chromosome 7, C_canadensis_v1, whole genome shotgun sequence.
attacaaatataccatttaaattttgaaaaattacattgtactaaaattggagtgggggcaACCCCGCTGCCCCCAAGCTGGAGCCGTCCCTGATTACAAAGGAAAATATTATTATCTTACCATATCATCATAGTATAAAAAATGAAACCGTATCTAAATTAGACTTAGGGTCggtttctttttttagtcattaactgttgagtgtattaagtggctgaatgcattaagaatgtctgtgtgtattaagtaaaatatagataattgacggttatttttgtgtattaagtaaaaaaagaaacataaaatttgactgaataattaagtttttaactactcgtattaaatttattaagtaaaaaagaaacacgTCCTTACTCGTAGCAAATACTACAAGACTGCAACTAAGGATGTCCTATAGGCCCAAACTTGTATAGTGAACTTAAGCCCATCTAAAAATTCACACAAAAAAGGGCTTAGAACCCAACATATTAATGATTAAAAGGCTACCATGCAAATAATATCATTTCATTTGCTCAAGCCTCAAAGTGCAATTAGTTCAGTGATCTCTAAATCGTATTCTCTTCATCAATGGCGAATTCCGCTCGTAGAGTATGTGTTTTCatatacctatatctatatctgtatatatgatatatgatctATTACACATTTCCTACACAACCGAAATTGCAAATGCTCTATGATACGTTGATCTTGATCATAAtatatccatgtgatctctatATGTATTCTTTGTGTTAGATAATCTCTAcgttcatattttttttgtgtgagcATTCTTTAGGTTCATATATGATAATATAAGTTAGAGTTGGAACTACATTAAAGGCGAGGGTAGCCCGTGTTACTGGTCCACTCAATCTGTATATGTGGTGTgaagtttttttaaatacataatGTTCTTTAGTGTTGTTATAAGTCAAAGAAATATGAGATATATGTTAATCTTGCTGACTCTAGTTAaacttttgaaagattttgTTAGCAATGAAACTTTATAGAGATGTCTTTGTGTAACTAATTAGGAAGTCGAAACTTTTAAAAGTGCTAACACTcttaaatttcattaaaactaGCCAAAAATCCTTTAAAAAGCTAAAAACCGTAGCAATCTTGTTTTTTTAGCTGGAAAAAAAAGAATTGTAACAATTTAGTCGTTAATGTTACTTTTCATGGACACAAAGCTAAAGTTAGAAAGTTTGTACTCACTAGTAATCATGAATCCGCCACTGCCTAAAAGATCGAATTACATGCGCAAAAATGTGTCCAACTTATCATAAATTGTCATTGCATATGGTATTTGCAACTATTTATTGTCAGGGGTGGAGCTAGTAGGGGACTGGGGGTGCTTAGCCCCTGCCAACCGTTCATGTTTTCCATTGCAAGGCTAGCTCATAGCCAACTAATACAAAGTTCTTTTTGAAGCAAGTCACCCCCAATCTATAAATGTTTAATTTCTAGCCATGACAGttcaaataaaacttttatatttagTTCATAAAAGTAAATCATCttaataaaattctattttactaacattttattaaatggtTATGTCTTTCACATTATTATAATGTATACAACGATCAGGAAAAAAATACGGTTGAACTCCCTTTAACGTGAAATTCTGGCTCCGCCTCTGAATTattgtatataacaattagtcTAGTGAGGTAGCGCCCATAGGAGAACACGAAGGCTTACAGGACTGCCACTTGATTCAAGAATCTTACATAAATTGAACTGTAAGCCATCAATTGATCGATGAAAGTGTCAACAGATATGATGTTATTGCGTTATTTAGCAGATTTATGCAATGTTTTTCAgggcatatatataaattcttaaGTGACCTAGTTTTAACAAGTTCTCAGGTTGATCTGTTTCGGTATAAAGGTCATAGTGAGTGGCAATTTAGCTCGGCTTATATCCAACTAGATCGATCCGGCCTCAATGATTGTAGTTGTTTAATATTCATAGAGTGTTTACATTACTGCTTCACATTAGTCATAATCATGCTTAATTACTTGACTTCCATCAGTGGCTCGGTTGTTGATCGTGATAATTTGATACTTGAAATATATTTGTGATAGGATGCATGTCCTCTCATTAAGAATGTCCTCCTTTTGGACTCGGAAGGAAGGCGTGTGGCAGTTAAGTATTATACAGATGAATGGCCGACTAATAGTGCAAAGTTAGCCTTTGAGCGTTCCGTCTTCATTAAAACACTCAAGACTAATGCCCGGGCTGAAGGTATCGTATCACTTTTCTAGTATGAGTATCTGTAtccaatatattttatagtaGACGTTTTTAATAGGATAACCATATACTTATAATTCATGACAGTAGCGATAATGCTTTCAACAATATCATAATCAAACCAATTAACAGACTAACTTGGTTCTGTTTTGGTGTATATGTGTGTTTTGTATATGCAGCGGAGATAGTGATGTTTGAGAATAACGTTGTGGTGTATAAGTTCGTGCAAGACTTGCATTTCTTTGTAACTGGGGGTGAATCTGAAAATGAATTGGCATTGGCCGCAGTCCTGCAGGGCTTTTCTGATGCAGTTACCCTTCTCCTCAGGTACGTTGTTATCGTTGCTTAATTAGACGTTAGAGATTTTTAACATCTCTGAAATTTTAATTACACCAAAATGTAACATAGTTTTACCCTTTTTTCATTGCAAAGAATGTAACATACTAACTTAACATTGTTATTTAGTTCTTTCCCTTTCATTGTCTCACTTTTGAAAAGTTCTGATGCAGGGGTAATGTTGATCAAAAGGAGGCACTTGAAAACTTAGATATGATGTTTTTATGCCTTGACGAGATTGTCGATGGCGGGTAGGTAACTAACTCTATCAGTCACTCTAGTTTCATATAGTCACTTTATTGATCATGTTGTATAATATGGTTAGTAATTAGAAATATTGCCATCAATCTAGTATATAAACTACAAAGAACACTATAGGAAATTGTGGTCCAAGATCTACAAATTAAGCAAACTTGGTATTTGTTGGAAATAGAAGTTCAAGATGCGCTGCTGACATATATGACACCAACATGCTAGTTTTGTCTAGGAAATTGACTCATTTTTGAAACTAGTTCCATCTCAGCCAATAAATAATGGTCATCTTTTATGAAGCACTTTAATCTATGTGTTTTTAGCTAAAAGAGTATAGAAATGGTGGACCTCATTTAACCTGACTTTGCTAACCCTTTGGGCTTTAAGGCTTCATTTATGTACATACTACATATCATCtttaaaacatcaaaaataaaatatacagtAAAAAATTTACTATAAGAGAAGTATGATGGAATTTCATAATTTCTCATGATGTAGTAGTGGCTCACTCTTGGATTATCTTGCTTTACAAGTGTAACGGGTCGGGTCAAGTTGACCCGCATCTGCATTCATTCTTATAACAAAAGGTGCTACGAGTATTATATAATGTGTTaatcattattttctttttcaatctGCAATATGTaaattatgattacaaaatcAGTATTTAGTAGTAAATCACAACGGCttaggaggttgtatgcatCAAATGGACACTGGATAAAAAATAACCTAAGTCGATGCATTCATAATCAAGCGAGTGAAAATTGATACCTCTAGGGCTCTAATCATAACGTTGGACGTGATAGTGTCAATTGAACTTGTGTAAATGACTGAACATGTTTCGTCAAAATATAGAAATGTTTGTCTTGCTAAAAGATTTATGTGGCAGGATGATTCTTGAAACAGACGGAAATATGATTGCTGGAAAAGTAGCTACACATACAATGGATGATGGAGCTCCTTTGTCGGAACAGGTACATATAATTCAATAACATTATTGTTGCTTTAACAATTTTAAGCCTCTACAACATATACTTTTGTTGACATCAAAAATGATTGACCGAATGAGCAATGAACTAGACATTTATATGTTCTTCCACatttttatcattatattatagaaGTGGCAAGATGTGCATGTTGGCGGGTTGGGCAACAAGTCATCTGTTAATATGGGTCAAAATGGTTTGGTTGGCTTTGGGTTACACTACTAAcacatcttttttaattttctttttcaacatttGATAAATAACGAATGCCTTAATAACGAATTACTAAATGATTTCGGACGTCAGAGATTGTATACTTATGCATTTTGAGTAAATTTTCACACAAACACCAGATCAACCTTGTAACGTTGACCGAATGTCCAAATTGTTATATTTCAATAGTCCTCAACTATAGATCGCGTTTCATATGATTGCAGACAATCACCCAAGCCTTGGCGACGGCTCGCGATCATTTCACAAGATCACTTCTCAGATAAAAACACTATTTCATACCATATATAAGTTCAATAAAACCGATTTTCTATTTCAAGTTCCCTAGTGTCGATTTTTTCTTCTTGTAGCCATAAAAACGCCATGGTACGTTTTTCAAATATAGAGCCGCATTCAAACACctgtcatatatatatgtagtactTATAACGAACTAATTATCATATTCCAGTAACATGCATTGTTATTGACAATTGGCAATAATATGAAGTTAGATATATGCgtgaataatataatatacactccatacttttataatattataataatgataacatTGTTTGTGATTTGTGTGTTGCCTGCCATATTGTCTTTTTCCAATGAAATCAAATTGGAAGTAACGTTTGAACTTGATTAgtactatacaaatgatttgtCATTATTGTTGAAGATGCTCAACCATCCAATTCCGGCCaccaatatatttttcttttttttttaaaagtatccAATTTCATCATCCACATTGACCCCTCTCCTGTCGAGATGTCTAGTAAAGTTTGCAaagaatatattatattattcttaGATTTTTAGAATCATTGTATATGGTTTTCTATTAGAAAACAAGTggtttattttaaaataaaaggcaTAAATTGTGTGTTGCACGATTTGAGATATTGAATGAGAAAGTGTCAAAGAAGAATGCTATTTTCACATTCCTATGCAGAATCTGTAAAATTTATCTAAGTGacaattatttattttcaatgtAATATTAGTGTTCAGCTAGCCATTACAAAGACGGCCTAGTCAGACGTCTTGTCTTAAATTCCAGTTGTCTTCTTACGcattttacccaaaaaaaaagaaaaaaaatcaactatGAGTGTAAACTTGAGACAAAACGACAAGGACATGGACGTTGTGAATATATAACTACAAATACATAATTGGGACAAAATGACAACTATGAAAATTCATAACGTAATTCACGGATGAACGAAAACCATAAGACTATCTATCTTCAATGGGGATGCTTTTGGACGCCCTTGAGTTCCCTTAGGTGCCCTTAAATATCCTTTACAGTTAAAGTTTGtctaaaactaaagattttttgatgcatgcccttacttatatttttttttgtttttattggagttaaaggatatgtaagaatatataaggatgtttgtatggttgaagataaaattatagaattttaaagatttataaggatgtgtaaggatatgatgtggcagctcaaggacgcctaagaGTGTCCTtaacattggagatagcctaagatCAACATAACATATGAACAATCCATGTAATTTACCTTTCAATCCATATCAGTCACTATCCCTATTATTCTTAAAAGAATAACTTTGATTAGTCTACATAAATAGTGTTATGGTTGTTTGAAAATAATACTAGTTTTGTAAAAGAATTATGTTCAAGAAAAAGTTGTAAAAGAATTTGTTTGTTGGGAAATAGACGATACATTGTTGGCATCACGATCATCGTTTCTCCCACGCGTTTTCCCCTACTAAAATCGTAAGTTTTAATTGTATGCACCTTTTCATTTACCAAAGTTTAATCCACCAAAATAAGTCGCTTTCTTCTTTAATTAATCCACCACAGTAAGTCGCTTTCTTCAATTCGTACACTTAAGAAAAAAATTCACTAGCAAAAGACGATTTAAGATTATCTATGGACTACTTATCGATTAAGAAATCGAgtctttaaacttttaatataatactTCCATATGTTATGATGCTCCAAATATTTAACCATCACTTATTTTAATCCAAGTGTATGCATATCAAACCAAAAGATTGTTAGTATTAATTAGTCTTATGAAGTTTTTGTGCCAGTTTATACTGTTACTAAGGCAACAAAAATACTTTTTTAGTTTGCTCTGTTCtaattaaaataatcatttaCTGTTATAAGAAatatacaataacaataaataaaaaatttgatacACACGATATAAGTTTTGAGAAGTGTATACTCACATTCACacccaaaaaaacaaacaaatctAATACATCTCCATTTAATAAACTAACAAAGTAAGATAAGTATGTAACATCTTTGTCTCTAGAGAGAACGATTAAGGATTAT
It encodes:
- the LOC122608623 gene encoding coatomer subunit zeta-1-like is translated as MANSARRDACPLIKNVLLLDSEGRRVAVKYYTDEWPTNSAKLAFERSVFIKTLKTNARAEAEIVMFENNVVVYKFVQDLHFFVTGGESENELALAAVLQGFSDAVTLLLRGNVDQKEALENLDMMFLCLDEIVDGGMILETDGNMIAGKVATHTMDDGAPLSEQTITQALATARDHFTRSLLR